Proteins from one Papaver somniferum cultivar HN1 unplaced genomic scaffold, ASM357369v1 unplaced-scaffold_158, whole genome shotgun sequence genomic window:
- the LOC113337075 gene encoding germin-like protein subfamily T member 2, protein MAAKFCIKTTSSLFLVLCLTVILFFSLSCFSADPDPLQDFCVADLNSTIKINGYPCKPESEVRSDDFFFSGLMNGASTANPFGIGIQLGDVTTFPALNTQGLTVNRIDLEPGGIIPLHTHPRASEANFIMEGKVYFGFVTTTDVLYSKVMKAKEFFIVPRGLVHFAENVGRRKAIVLAILNSQKFGFSTLPLNLFASNPAIPNDVLAKNFLVDDKVIAIIKSKFRNETK, encoded by the coding sequence ATGGCTGCTAAGTTTTGTATTAAAACTACATCATCATTATTCCTAGTTCTGTGTTTAACTGTGATCCTGTTTTTCAGTTTGTCATGCTTTTCCGCTGATCCGGACCCGCTCCAAGATTTTTGTGTTGCTGACTTGAACTCCACAATCAAAATCAATGGGTACCCTTGCAAGCCGGAGTCTGAAGTCAGATCAGATGATTTCTTCTTTAGTGGCTTGATGAATGGAGCAAGCACAGCGAATCCCTTTGGGATTGGAATACAACTGGGTGATGTGACCACCTTCCCCGCGTTAAACACCCAAGGACTTACCGTTAACCGAATCGACCTTGAACCTGGTGGAATCATTCCACTTCACACACATCCTCGAGCTAGTGAAGCTAATTTTATCATGGAAGGGAAAGTCTATTTCGGGTTTGTAACTACTACTGATGTTTTGTACTCCAAGGTTATGAAGGCTAAAGAGTTTTTTATTGTTCCTAGAGGGCTTGTGCACTTTGCAGAGAACGTTGGACGGCGGAAGGCTATTGTCTTGGCTATTTTGAATAGTCAAAAGTTCGGATTTTCAACACTTCCTCTTAACCTCTTTGCTTCTAACCCAGCAATTCCTAATGATGTTTTAGCTAAGAACTTCCTAGTCGATGACAAGGTCATCGCTATCATAAAGTCTAAGTTTCGCAACGAAACTAAATAG
- the LOC113337074 gene encoding germin-like protein subfamily T member 2: MATKFSTKTASLFFLVLCLTVILFFSLLCFSADPDPLQDFCVADLNSTIRTNGYPCKPESQVTSNDFFFSGLMTGASTENPFGAGLKFGDVTAFPAQGLTVSRIDIIPGGIIPLHVHPRASEANFILTGKVYFGLVTTTDVLYSKVMKAKELFIVPRGLVHFAVNVEQRNAIVLAILNSQLPGFSTLPLNLFASTPTIPNYILAKNFRVDDKVIAIIKSKFAPNGSLPITTWEDI; encoded by the coding sequence ATGGCTACTAAGTTTAGTACTAAAACTGCATCATTATTCTTCCTAGTTCTGTGTCTAACTGTGATCCTGTTTTTTAGTTTGTTATGCTTTTCTGCTGATCCCGACCCGCTCCAAGACTTCTGTGTTGCTGACTTGAACTCCACAATTCGTACGAATGGGTACCCATGCAAGCCGGAGTCGCAAGTTACATCAAATGATTTCTTCTTTAGTGGCTTGATGACTGGAGCAAGCACAGAGAATCCGTTCGGGGCTGGATTGAAATTTGGTGATGTTACCGCCTTCCCTGCCCAAGGACTTACGGTGAGCCGAATCGACATCATACCTGGTGGAATTATTCCTCTTCACGTACATCCTCGAGCAAGTGAAGCGAATTTCATTCTAACAGGGAAAGTCTATTTTGGGTTAGTAACTACAACTGATGTTTTGTACTCAAAGGTTATGAAAGCTAAAGAGTTGTTTATTGTGCCTAGAGGACTTGTGCATTTTGCAGTCAATGTTGAGCAGAGGAACGCTATTGTGTTAGCTATTCTAAATAGTCAACTTCCcggattttccacacttcctcTTAACCTCTTTGCTTCTACTCCAACAATTCCTAATTATATTTTGGCGAAGAACTTCCGGGTTGATGACAAGGTCATCGCTATCATAAAGTCTAAGTTTGCTCCCAATGGTTCTTTGCCTATTACAACTTGGGAAGATATATAG
- the LOC113337076 gene encoding germin-like protein subfamily T member 2 — translation MAVKFSIKTISSFFQVLFLIVILFFTHPCFSADPDPLQDICVADLNSTIRVNGFPCKPDSQVTSDDFFFSGLMTGASTANPEGFGVKLGDVTTFPGLNTQGLTVNRIDLAPGGIIPLHVHPRASEANFLLQGNIFFGFITTNDVLYAKFMKPGELNIIPRGLVHFAANVGPRKAIVIAILNSQNPGIARIPNNLFNSTPTIPDYILARNFRVNEKIIAIIKSKFRFNGSLATATSDDI, via the coding sequence ATGGCTGTTAAATTTAGTATCAAAACTATATCATCTTTTTTCCAAGTTCTGTTTTTGATTGTGATCCTGTTTTTCACTCACCCATGCTTTTCTGCTGATCCAGACCCACTCCAAGATATTTGTGTTGCTGACTTGAACTCCACTATTCGTGTCAATGGGTTCCCTTGCAAGCCGGATTCTCAAGTTACATCAGACGATTTTTTCTTTAGTGGCTTGATGACTGGAGCAAGCACAGCGAATCCCGAAGGGTTTGGAGTGAAACTTGGTGATGTTACCACCTTCCCTGGGTTAAACACCCAAGGACTTACGGTAAACCGAATCGACCTTGCACCTGGTGGAATTATTCCACTTCACGTACATCCTCGAGCAAGCGAAGCTAATTTTCTACTACAAGGGAATATCTTTTTCGGGTTCATAACTACTAATGATGTTTTGTACGCAAAGTTTATGAAGCCTGGGGAGTTGAATATTATTCCTAGAGGGCTTGTGCACTTCGCAGCGAACGTTGGACCGAGGAAGGCTATTGTGATAGCTATTTTAAATAGTCAAAATCCCGGAATTGCAAGAATTCCTAATAACCTCTTTAATTCTACACCAACAATTCCTGATTATATTTTGGCTAGGAACTTCCGAGTTAATGAAAAGATCATCGCTATCATAAAGTCTAAGTTTCGCTTCAATGGTTCTTTGGCTACTGCAACTTCGGATGATATATAG